The proteins below come from a single Marinobacter sp. MDS2 genomic window:
- a CDS encoding AMP-binding protein produces the protein MSLPNYNDVYSNFDAAALEAEVLDGRLDSGLNVCHEICDKWATDPKKVALYYEKTDGGDGALTFAELKAASARFANYLQSLGVSKGDRVAGLLPRGPELLIVIAGTLRLGAVYQPLFTAFGSGAIEYRLERAGTRLVVTDPDNYPKLGDVKGCPPVLCRNAAATGDDVPDFEQVLSAQSDQFEPVMITGNDPFLQMFTSGTVGKAKGVAVPAKALLAFYVYMKYAIDLREDDVFWNVADPGWAYGLYYAVTGPLLMGHATHFNPNAFTPESTYDMIRKYGITNLAAAPTAYRLLKANDQVLPEGETLGLRVCSSAGEPLNPEVVNWIDRRFGCPVKDHYGQTETGMTCCNFHAMEHPMRDGAMGYASPGHRVVALNTKYEEVPAGEVGQLAVDTKSSPLFHFDGYTWGEKDPFANGYYLTGDMVACHGDGSFSFSGRDDDIITTAGYRVGPADVESTLLEHAAVAESGVVAKPDEKRGSIIKAYVVIKAGQEPVEEQSLKDELQELVRRRLSTHAFPREIEFVDELPKTPSGKIQRFMLRNRAEEEVSA, from the coding sequence ATGAGCCTTCCGAACTACAATGATGTGTACAGCAACTTCGATGCGGCCGCACTGGAGGCAGAGGTCCTGGACGGCCGGTTGGATAGTGGCTTGAACGTTTGCCACGAAATTTGTGACAAGTGGGCCACCGACCCGAAAAAGGTTGCGCTCTACTACGAGAAAACCGATGGCGGCGATGGAGCGCTCACGTTCGCCGAGCTTAAGGCGGCTTCCGCGCGTTTCGCAAACTATCTTCAGTCTCTCGGTGTCAGCAAAGGCGACCGCGTCGCGGGCTTGTTGCCACGCGGCCCCGAGTTGTTGATCGTCATTGCCGGTACTTTACGTTTGGGTGCCGTGTATCAACCGCTGTTTACCGCCTTTGGCTCTGGTGCAATTGAATATCGGCTGGAAAGAGCCGGTACCCGTCTGGTGGTCACCGACCCGGATAACTACCCCAAGCTGGGCGATGTGAAAGGCTGCCCGCCCGTGCTGTGCCGCAACGCAGCGGCAACCGGCGACGATGTGCCCGATTTCGAACAAGTGCTGAGCGCTCAGTCCGATCAATTCGAACCGGTGATGATCACCGGAAACGATCCCTTCTTGCAGATGTTTACCTCTGGAACCGTAGGTAAGGCCAAGGGCGTTGCTGTGCCTGCCAAAGCCCTGCTGGCCTTCTACGTTTACATGAAGTACGCCATTGATTTGCGTGAAGACGACGTGTTCTGGAACGTGGCTGACCCCGGCTGGGCCTATGGTCTTTACTATGCCGTGACCGGTCCGCTGTTGATGGGCCACGCCACCCACTTCAACCCCAATGCGTTCACGCCGGAATCCACCTACGACATGATCCGCAAGTACGGGATCACCAACCTGGCGGCTGCTCCAACCGCATACCGTTTGCTGAAAGCCAACGACCAAGTGCTGCCGGAAGGGGAAACGCTCGGTTTGCGGGTGTGCAGCAGCGCCGGTGAGCCGCTGAACCCCGAGGTAGTGAACTGGATAGACCGCCGTTTTGGCTGCCCGGTGAAAGACCATTACGGTCAGACCGAAACCGGTATGACTTGCTGTAATTTCCACGCGATGGAGCACCCGATGCGAGACGGTGCCATGGGGTATGCCTCCCCGGGTCATCGTGTGGTTGCGCTGAACACCAAATACGAAGAAGTGCCAGCAGGAGAGGTCGGGCAGCTGGCGGTCGACACCAAATCTTCGCCATTGTTCCATTTCGACGGTTATACCTGGGGCGAAAAAGATCCGTTCGCAAACGGCTACTATCTGACTGGCGACATGGTGGCGTGCCATGGCGATGGCAGTTTCTCCTTCAGCGGCCGGGACGACGACATCATCACCACCGCAGGTTACCGGGTTGGCCCGGCAGATGTGGAAAGCACTCTGTTAGAACATGCCGCCGTGGCCGAGTCTGGGGTGGTTGCGAAACCGGATGAAAAGCGCGGCTCCATCATCAAAGCGTATGTGGTGATCAAAGCGGGGCAGGAGCCCGTTGAAGAGCAAAGTCTGAAGGATGAGCTTCAGGAGCTGGTACGCAGACGCTTGTCGACCCACGCCTTCCCTCGGGAAATTGAATTCGTGGATGAGTTGCCCAAAACGCCCAGCGGCAAGATTCAGCGCTTTATGCTGCGAAATCGGGCAGAGGAAGAGGTTTCGGCATGA
- a CDS encoding branched-chain amino acid ABC transporter permease — protein MTMIFGVPLAVLSGQLLIGVINGAFYALLSLGLAVIFGLLKIINFAHGAMYMLGALVTVVLFDLMGVNYWVALFVAPLLVGAFGILIEYFLLRRIAGQDHIYSLLLTFGVALIIQGVLTNIYGVSGLRYSMPDLFKGGINLGFMFLPYYRAWVIVVALLVCFGTWFVIEKTKLGAYLRAGTEDSQLMQGFGINVPLLVSLTYGFGVMLAAFAGVLAAPIYSVTPVMGSNTLIVVFAVVVIGGMGSIGGAIITGILMGVIEGLTKTFYPPASSAVIFLVMVVVLMFRPNGLFGKEA, from the coding sequence ATGACCATGATTTTCGGCGTCCCCCTTGCTGTGCTTTCCGGCCAGCTATTGATCGGCGTTATCAACGGCGCTTTTTACGCCCTGTTGAGCCTTGGCCTCGCAGTCATTTTTGGCCTTTTGAAGATTATTAACTTTGCCCACGGTGCCATGTACATGCTTGGTGCTTTGGTGACCGTCGTTCTATTCGATCTGATGGGAGTCAACTACTGGGTAGCACTCTTCGTTGCCCCGTTGCTGGTGGGTGCCTTCGGCATACTCATCGAATATTTTTTGCTTCGGCGCATCGCCGGTCAGGATCATATCTACAGTCTGCTCCTGACATTCGGTGTCGCGCTGATTATTCAGGGCGTGTTAACCAACATCTACGGCGTATCGGGCTTGCGGTATTCCATGCCAGACTTGTTTAAAGGAGGCATCAATCTCGGCTTCATGTTTTTGCCCTACTATCGAGCGTGGGTAATCGTAGTGGCCTTGCTGGTGTGCTTCGGAACCTGGTTCGTCATCGAGAAAACCAAACTTGGTGCCTATCTGCGAGCCGGCACAGAAGACTCTCAGCTCATGCAGGGCTTTGGTATCAACGTACCGCTTCTGGTCAGTCTGACCTACGGATTTGGTGTGATGCTGGCCGCCTTCGCGGGTGTGCTTGCAGCGCCTATATACTCAGTAACGCCGGTGATGGGCTCCAATACACTCATTGTGGTGTTTGCGGTGGTGGTTATCGGTGGCATGGGGTCCATTGGCGGCGCCATCATCACGGGTATCCTGATGGGGGTTATTGAAGGCTTAACCAAAACCTTCTATCCGCCTGCGTCCTCGGCTGTCATCTTCCTTGTGATGGTTGTTGTACTGATGTTCCGCCCCAACGGCCTGTTCGGTAAGGAGGCATAG
- a CDS encoding GNAT family N-acetyltransferase: MPLFETERLIARKLSHQDVPALTAMLSDPEVMKFSVRGVCDEEATRKFVDWCLECYASHGIGPWALCEKESGSFIGFCGVGPELVGDVEEINLGYRLARRFWHQGYATEAVKGVLQYAFDQKHCESVIVIIEPEHTASVRVTEKVGFEDYTIREFHARPVRVYRMSCDDWARHNILL, translated from the coding sequence GTGCCATTGTTTGAAACAGAGAGGTTGATTGCAAGGAAGCTGTCCCATCAAGACGTTCCGGCGCTCACCGCAATGCTCAGTGATCCAGAAGTCATGAAGTTCTCCGTCCGCGGAGTTTGTGACGAAGAAGCTACCCGAAAATTCGTTGATTGGTGCCTTGAGTGTTACGCCTCTCATGGAATAGGGCCATGGGCATTGTGTGAGAAAGAATCAGGGAGTTTTATCGGCTTCTGTGGCGTTGGGCCGGAGTTGGTTGGCGATGTTGAGGAGATCAACCTAGGTTATCGTCTGGCGCGCAGGTTCTGGCATCAGGGGTATGCAACAGAAGCTGTAAAAGGTGTTCTCCAGTATGCTTTCGACCAAAAACACTGCGAGTCGGTAATTGTTATTATCGAGCCGGAGCATACAGCTTCGGTCAGGGTCACGGAGAAGGTCGGGTTCGAAGATTATACGATTCGAGAGTTCCATGCCCGACCTGTGCGGGTGTATCGAATGTCGTGCGACGACTGGGCACGGCATAACATATTGTTGTAG
- a CDS encoding ABC transporter ATP-binding protein, with protein sequence MSRDYEQLRLSGLHAFYGESHILHGIDMVVNRGELVTLLGRNGAGRSTTLKAIMNMVGRRTGTISINGEDTMRCAPHHIARLGVGYCPEHRGIFASLSVQENLTLPPVVRSGGLSLEEIYSMFPNLYERRFSQGTKLSGGEQQMLAMARILRTGANMLLLDEITEGLAPVIVEKLGEVLIALKNKGLTIVLVEQNFHFAAPLADRHYVMEHGQIVEEIHANELAAKQSVLDGYLGV encoded by the coding sequence ATGAGTCGCGATTATGAACAACTGCGCCTTTCAGGGCTGCACGCTTTTTACGGCGAATCGCACATTCTGCACGGCATCGACATGGTGGTGAATCGAGGCGAGCTGGTGACCTTGCTTGGCCGCAATGGTGCAGGGCGAAGTACTACCCTGAAGGCCATCATGAACATGGTGGGACGGCGTACCGGCACTATTTCGATCAACGGCGAAGACACCATGCGGTGCGCACCTCACCACATTGCCCGGTTGGGCGTGGGGTATTGTCCTGAACACAGGGGCATCTTCGCGTCGCTCAGCGTGCAGGAGAACCTGACGCTGCCGCCGGTTGTTAGGAGTGGCGGGCTAAGCCTGGAAGAAATTTACAGCATGTTCCCGAATCTTTACGAGCGCCGGTTCAGTCAAGGTACCAAACTATCGGGAGGTGAGCAGCAAATGCTGGCTATGGCGCGAATTCTGCGCACGGGGGCCAACATGCTGTTGCTGGACGAAATCACTGAAGGGCTTGCACCCGTCATCGTCGAAAAACTCGGTGAAGTGTTAATCGCGCTTAAAAATAAAGGCCTGACCATCGTTCTGGTCGAGCAAAACTTCCATTTTGCAGCGCCGCTGGCCGACCGGCATTACGTGATGGAGCATGGCCAAATTGTAGAAGAAATTCACGCCAACGAACTTGCTGCCAAGCAGTCGGTGCTGGATGGCTATCTGGGGGTCTGA
- a CDS encoding branched-chain amino acid ABC transporter permease yields the protein MNNSVNSADIHKVIVEQQKAQDRKKMMVNGVLLLLLLAAPFAFYPVFLMKILCFALFAVAFNLLFGFTGLLSFGHAAFLATGGYTTGYLLSHYSGLTTEVGIIAGTLAATVMGTAFALLSIRRQGIYFAMVTLALAQLVFFFYVQSDFTGGEDGMHGIPRGKLLGVLDLEDNLNMYYFVLAVFIGCYLLVQRIVSSPYGQVLKAIKQNEPRAVSLGYNVDRYKILAFVISAALAGLAGSMKSVVFQLASLNDAHWHMSGEVILMTLVGGMGTLLGPVVGATFVVNVEYQLAQGPLRDWVDPILGGIFVLTVLAFRSGIVGEIQKFMKKNLG from the coding sequence GTGAATAACTCTGTTAACTCTGCCGACATCCACAAGGTCATTGTTGAGCAACAAAAAGCCCAGGACCGCAAGAAGATGATGGTGAACGGCGTCTTGCTGTTGCTGTTGCTGGCAGCGCCTTTCGCTTTTTACCCCGTGTTTTTGATGAAAATCCTGTGCTTCGCGCTGTTCGCAGTGGCCTTCAACTTGTTGTTCGGGTTCACCGGCTTGTTGTCGTTTGGCCATGCTGCATTCCTGGCGACCGGCGGATACACCACCGGTTATCTGTTAAGCCATTATTCCGGGCTGACGACCGAGGTGGGGATCATCGCCGGTACCTTAGCGGCAACGGTGATGGGTACGGCGTTCGCGTTGCTGTCCATTCGCCGGCAGGGCATCTACTTTGCGATGGTCACGCTGGCGTTGGCGCAACTCGTGTTCTTCTTCTACGTACAGTCGGATTTCACCGGAGGTGAAGACGGCATGCACGGTATTCCGCGAGGCAAACTACTCGGGGTGCTCGATCTGGAAGACAACCTGAACATGTATTACTTCGTGCTGGCGGTCTTCATTGGCTGTTATCTTTTGGTGCAGCGCATTGTCAGTAGCCCTTACGGTCAGGTGCTGAAGGCGATCAAACAAAACGAGCCGCGCGCGGTATCGCTCGGCTACAACGTGGATCGCTATAAAATCCTCGCCTTCGTGATCTCGGCGGCACTGGCCGGACTGGCCGGTTCCATGAAGTCTGTGGTGTTCCAGCTTGCCTCCCTGAACGACGCTCACTGGCACATGTCGGGTGAAGTCATCCTGATGACGCTGGTTGGCGGCATGGGCACACTGCTTGGCCCCGTTGTTGGCGCTACCTTCGTGGTCAACGTCGAATATCAGTTGGCCCAGGGGCCGCTTCGGGATTGGGTAGACCCGATTCTTGGCGGCATCTTCGTGCTCACCGTACTGGCTTTCCGAAGCGGTATCGTGGGTGAGATTCAGAAGTTCATGAAGAAAAATCTTGGCTAA
- a CDS encoding ABC transporter substrate-binding protein encodes MTMMKKLLASAVASALMVGGAQADISNNTVKIGYLADMSGTYRDLAGPNGLKALEMAIKDFGGKVNGAKIEVVSADDRNSPDTSSSTVRRWVENEDVDLVAGMVASSVSIAVSKILEENDRLGIISGSAASSITNEHCTPNHIHYVYDTYPLANGTASAVVKEGGKTWYMLTADYAFGHALESDVRQVVEANGGEVIGAVRHPFPTQDFSSFILQAQASGADVVGLANAGSDTTNAITTASEFGLTQSGQTLAALLLFLTDVHALGAETAQGIQLTTGWYWDMNTETREWSDRFMEETGVRPTMVHAGIYSSTLHYLNSVAAAGSDDAQTVRKQMMDMPINDMFAKNGKIRVDGRMVHDMYLAEVKTPAESKSEWDLYKILRTIPADEAYRPLSESKCKLVNM; translated from the coding sequence ATGACAATGATGAAAAAGCTTCTTGCTTCAGCCGTTGCATCAGCTTTGATGGTGGGCGGCGCCCAGGCAGACATCTCGAACAACACGGTAAAGATCGGCTATCTGGCTGATATGTCTGGCACCTACCGCGATCTGGCTGGCCCGAATGGCTTGAAAGCACTGGAAATGGCCATCAAAGATTTCGGCGGCAAGGTGAACGGTGCCAAGATTGAAGTGGTGAGCGCCGACGACCGCAACAGTCCGGACACCTCTTCAAGCACGGTTAGACGCTGGGTTGAGAATGAAGATGTCGATCTGGTTGCCGGTATGGTGGCATCCTCGGTATCAATTGCCGTCAGTAAGATTCTGGAAGAGAACGATCGGCTAGGAATTATTTCCGGCTCGGCGGCCTCAAGCATCACTAACGAGCACTGCACGCCCAACCACATTCACTACGTTTACGACACCTATCCGCTGGCCAACGGTACCGCCAGTGCCGTGGTCAAAGAAGGCGGCAAGACCTGGTACATGCTGACCGCTGACTACGCCTTTGGCCATGCGTTGGAGAGTGACGTCCGGCAGGTCGTTGAGGCAAACGGCGGTGAGGTAATCGGAGCGGTGCGCCACCCGTTCCCGACCCAGGATTTCTCATCCTTTATTCTGCAGGCACAGGCTTCAGGTGCAGATGTGGTGGGCTTGGCGAACGCCGGTTCTGACACCACCAACGCCATCACCACCGCCAGTGAATTCGGGTTGACTCAGTCTGGCCAAACCCTCGCTGCACTGTTGCTGTTCCTGACCGACGTTCACGCACTGGGCGCTGAAACGGCACAGGGTATCCAGCTGACAACGGGTTGGTACTGGGACATGAACACTGAAACCCGTGAATGGTCTGATCGCTTCATGGAAGAAACCGGTGTACGCCCGACCATGGTTCACGCCGGTATCTATTCCAGTACTCTGCATTACCTGAATTCGGTGGCGGCAGCGGGTTCTGACGATGCGCAGACCGTGCGCAAGCAGATGATGGATATGCCGATTAATGACATGTTTGCCAAGAACGGCAAGATCCGTGTCGATGGCCGCATGGTGCACGATATGTATCTTGCGGAAGTAAAAACGCCGGCGGAATCCAAGTCCGAATGGGATCTGTACAAAATCCTGAGAACCATTCCGGCTGATGAAGCATACCGCCCGCTGTCGGAGAGCAAGTGCAAACTGGTGAATATGTAA
- a CDS encoding PaaI family thioesterase, whose translation MKVSFEELNAFLVDHFPQGAAYGTLADLGDGWAEMVLEVDEDHLRPGGTVSGPAMMALADVAMYAALLGQIGLVPLAVTTNLNINFLRKPVAHVPIRARASLLKVGRTMAVGDVFIYSEGLKEPVAHSTLTYSIPPNRNQN comes from the coding sequence ATGAAGGTTAGCTTCGAGGAGCTGAACGCCTTCCTCGTGGACCACTTTCCCCAGGGTGCCGCTTACGGCACCTTGGCGGATCTTGGTGATGGTTGGGCGGAGATGGTGCTGGAGGTGGATGAGGATCATCTGCGCCCGGGAGGGACGGTTTCCGGGCCCGCCATGATGGCCTTAGCTGATGTGGCAATGTATGCCGCGTTGCTAGGCCAAATTGGACTGGTGCCTTTGGCGGTAACGACTAATCTTAATATTAACTTCCTGCGAAAACCGGTCGCCCATGTGCCCATTCGGGCGAGAGCGTCATTGCTCAAGGTTGGCCGAACCATGGCGGTTGGTGATGTTTTTATCTATTCAGAGGGACTGAAGGAGCCGGTGGCCCACTCCACCCTTACCTATTCGATTCCGCCAAATAGAAACCAAAATTAG
- a CDS encoding ABC transporter ATP-binding protein yields MSEPYVLETRNLIKEFKGFIAVNDVNLKIRQGDIHALIGPNGAGKTTVFNLLTKFLIPTRGQILYKGEDITSLKSPAIARKGIIRSFQISAVFPHMTALENIRVALQTAEGTSFSFWKSGNSLNKLNERSMELLESVGLAEYANTTTVELAYGRKRALELATTLAMEPELLLLDEPTQGMGSEDVDRVVELVRKAAQGRTVLMVEHNLSVVSKLCDRITVLAQGAVLTEGDYQTVSADPKVREVYMGSDGSGERGVADAEDDNLEAAQ; encoded by the coding sequence ATGAGTGAACCGTACGTTCTCGAGACCCGCAACCTGATCAAGGAATTCAAGGGCTTCATTGCCGTTAATGACGTCAATCTGAAGATCCGCCAGGGAGACATCCATGCTCTTATCGGACCTAACGGGGCCGGGAAGACCACGGTGTTCAACTTGCTCACCAAATTCCTGATCCCCACCCGCGGTCAGATTCTTTACAAGGGTGAAGACATTACGTCGTTGAAATCGCCCGCCATTGCCCGGAAGGGCATCATCCGTTCCTTCCAGATTTCTGCTGTATTTCCGCACATGACGGCACTTGAGAATATTCGGGTTGCGCTGCAAACCGCCGAAGGTACGTCCTTCAGCTTTTGGAAAAGCGGCAATTCTCTGAACAAGCTCAATGAACGCAGTATGGAATTGCTGGAATCGGTTGGTCTGGCGGAATACGCCAATACCACGACCGTAGAGTTGGCCTATGGCCGAAAGCGGGCGCTGGAACTGGCAACCACTCTGGCAATGGAGCCGGAATTGCTGCTGTTGGATGAACCTACGCAAGGCATGGGCTCCGAGGATGTGGACAGAGTTGTCGAGCTCGTTCGTAAGGCCGCCCAAGGCCGCACCGTGTTGATGGTGGAACATAACCTCAGCGTGGTGAGCAAATTGTGTGATCGGATCACCGTGCTTGCCCAAGGTGCTGTTCTGACGGAAGGCGATTATCAGACCGTTTCCGCCGACCCGAAGGTCAGAGAAGTGTATATGGGCAGCGATGGCAGTGGTGAGCGCGGCGTTGCTGACGCCGAAGATGACAATCTGGAGGCTGCCCAATGA
- a CDS encoding DUF1428 domain-containing protein has protein sequence MEYVEGFVAAVPTKNKDEYIRHATEAAQLFKEHGAIRLVECWGDDIPPGEQTSFPKAVQCREDETVVFSWVTWPSRQVRDAGMKALQEDPRMQDNPMPFDGSRLIYGGFEIIVDQ, from the coding sequence ATGGAGTATGTAGAAGGATTCGTTGCCGCAGTGCCCACGAAAAATAAAGATGAATACATCCGCCACGCAACCGAAGCAGCGCAGCTATTTAAAGAACATGGCGCAATTCGTTTGGTCGAATGTTGGGGTGATGACATACCGCCAGGAGAGCAGACTTCGTTTCCCAAAGCAGTCCAATGCCGTGAGGACGAAACCGTGGTTTTTTCATGGGTAACCTGGCCCTCAAGACAAGTTAGGGACGCTGGCATGAAAGCACTTCAAGAAGACCCGAGAATGCAGGATAACCCCATGCCATTTGATGGAAGCCGGTTGATTTACGGCGGCTTCGAGATAATAGTGGACCAATAG